The Paenibacillus spongiae nucleotide sequence TATACCGCAACACATCCCCTGGATGCACAGGAGAGAATAACGGGGGCAGAATACGGAAAGCCGGTAACAATCGGTCATAATGTCTGGATAGGCGGGAGAGCCGTCATAAATCCTGGCGTTCAAATCGGCCATAATGTCGTGGTCGCTTCCGGTGCAGTCGTTACAAAAGATGTACCCGATAACGTTGTCGTAGGCGGGAACCCTGCGAAGGTAATCAAACAATTATAGGAGGGATCAGGCACCGCCGTTTCCTTCATCATGCCGGACCAACAGCGTAGCGGTCACAGGCAGCGGTCAGTTAAGAAACCTCTGATTACAAAATGACGATACATGGAACGGATGATCGGAGACGATCGGCTGCGTACCATCGGGAATAGGAGGCGGATCCAATGTCGGATACTGAATTTGCGGCTATCTTTGCGCGTCTTAAACAAATCTTGCTGCCGTATGAAGCCTCGTTGGATGTGAAGGCGGATACGGATATCAACTACTATTTAGACACCTTTACCATTTATCCGGCTAACAAGCTGCCGATTTTCTTCGGAGCGGTCACATGGAAGAAGAACTATGTGAGCTTTCACCTCATGCCGGTATATGTCAATCCTTCGCTGCTGGATGGCATTTCAACCGAATTGCGCAAGAGGATGCAGGGGAAGTCGTGCTTCAATTTCAAACGGCTGGATGAGGGATTGTTTCAGGAATTGGAGCAGCTGACAGCCTCGGGCGCTCAAGACTATAAGGGCCGCGGATTTATCTAGTAGCTTGCAGCTGTAGGATAGGCGTGAGGCGCTGCACTTCGAGTATGCGAGTACTCGATTGCCGAGAGCTGTAACGGTGCAAAACGGCGTTACAGCCGCCGCCCGAGATGGTGCGTGCAGCTGTAAGCCTATCCGCTTACAGTCGAAATAGGAGCCTTGACCGTACCGGGTCAAGGCTCTTTATGATGCCAAGAACCGCGTACCCAATGGGCTGTAAGCGTGCGCGAAAGAAGGATTGACAAATTCCGAGTTACCCGATAAGATATATTTTATCAAAACTGACTGACTAATCAATCGAGAGGTTGTGATTGCCATTAGCTCCGACAACAAGGTGCTGCTGCGTGACACGCGCCGGGAGCAGTTATTGGCGGTCGCAGTCGAGCGGTTTGCCAAATACGGCTACCATAGTACGAAGATTTCGGATATCGTAGCCCAAGCCGGAGTAGCGCAAGGAACGTTCTACTGGTATTTCAAGAGCAAAGAAGCGATCGCGCTGGAGATTATCCGCGTCGGGAGGGAAGGCCTGCTGATGGTCATTGAGAGGGGCTATCCCACCCAGAACGGATCGGTGCAGATCATGGTTCAAGGCTCGCAGCGGCTGTTGAAGGACATTTTTCAATTTGGGCAAGAAAACAGATACTTTATGGAGCTTCTTCTGACAGAGGGCGGCGCGGACGAGA carries:
- a CDS encoding TetR/AcrR family transcriptional regulator, translating into MIAISSDNKVLLRDTRREQLLAVAVERFAKYGYHSTKISDIVAQAGVAQGTFYWYFKSKEAIALEIIRVGREGLLMVIERGYPTQNGSVQIMVQGSQRLLKDIFQFGQENRYFMELLLTEGGADETIRQGVRDTRIAMEEAFRRNIERAIEFGMLPKSSDMHMRAALLMSLIEGVMARWLFGPVHPESDLAQRSAEQLAAETVQFEFFGLLGI